A single Prochlorococcus marinus XMU1410 DNA region contains:
- the pstS gene encoding phosphate ABC transporter substrate-binding protein PstS — translation MGIFKKTLILSSAISLILSPSAMASKRLSGAGASFPSKIYTRWFFDLAKSGGPRVNYQAVGSGSGRKAFIDETVNFGASDDPMKDSDIEKVKRGLVQIPMVGGTIAFGYNYDCDLKLTQEQAVQVAMGMIKNWKELGCKSGKLTWAHRSDGSGTTKAFTNSMEAFSKTWNLGTGKSVKWPSGVGAKGNSGVAGVIQNTPGAIGYVNQSYIKGNVKAAALQNLSGEFVTPNTESGAIALNGINLDENLAGKNPNPTAKGAYPIATLTWILAYETGNGRNTKAIQDTFYKLLSDEYQDKASPLGFVPLKGDILEKSRAAVQKIGR, via the coding sequence GTGGGCATTTTCAAAAAAACTCTCATTTTATCTTCTGCAATTTCATTAATACTTTCTCCATCTGCGATGGCTTCAAAAAGATTGAGTGGTGCTGGTGCATCATTTCCTTCGAAGATTTATACTAGGTGGTTTTTTGACTTAGCTAAATCTGGAGGCCCTAGAGTTAATTATCAAGCAGTAGGTTCTGGATCTGGAAGAAAAGCTTTCATAGATGAAACTGTTAATTTTGGAGCCTCTGACGATCCAATGAAAGATTCTGATATAGAGAAAGTTAAAAGAGGACTTGTTCAAATACCAATGGTAGGTGGAACAATTGCGTTTGGATATAACTATGATTGCGACTTGAAACTAACACAAGAACAAGCTGTTCAAGTAGCAATGGGAATGATTAAAAATTGGAAGGAATTAGGATGTAAGTCAGGTAAATTAACTTGGGCCCATCGTTCCGACGGTTCAGGCACGACTAAAGCTTTTACAAATTCTATGGAGGCTTTCTCTAAAACCTGGAATCTAGGTACTGGTAAATCTGTTAAATGGCCTTCGGGAGTTGGAGCAAAAGGAAATTCTGGTGTTGCAGGTGTTATTCAAAACACTCCTGGCGCAATTGGTTATGTAAACCAGTCATACATTAAAGGTAATGTTAAGGCTGCAGCTTTACAAAATCTTTCTGGTGAATTCGTTACTCCTAATACTGAATCAGGCGCGATAGCTTTAAATGGAATAAATCTTGATGAAAATCTTGCGGGTAAAAATCCGAATCCTACTGCTAAAGGAGCTTATCCAATAGCAACTTTGACATGGATACTTGCTTACGAAACAGGTAACGGAAGAAATACTAAGGCAATTCAAGATACATTCTATAAATTGCTCAGCGATGAATATCAAGATAAAGCTTCTCCTCTAGGATTTGTTCCACTTAAAGGCGACATCCTTGAGAAATCAAGAGCCGCCGTTCAAAAAATAGGTAGATAA
- the pstC gene encoding phosphate ABC transporter permease subunit PstC, giving the protein MEEKLTLFKNRKRFGIEKNIDIIFKNTALVLSSFVAIILLGIILVVFFQSFESFSRYGLKFLVTSEWNPVKDEYGAFTAIYGTLVTSFLSLLITIPLGVGTAIFITEDFVPKVFREIIGSFVELLAAIPSVVLGLWAIFVMEPFFRVFFVFLHNFFGWIPLFSTEPTGRNSLLAILILVVMLLPIVTSIARDSLNQVPKKLRNAAYGIGASRWKTIFSVILPAALSGIMAGVLLALGRAMGETMAVTMIIGNSNAFSWSLLSPGYTISSMLANQFGEADGSQVSSLFYAAFVLMILSLVVNIFAQWLVKKFSLKY; this is encoded by the coding sequence ATGGAAGAGAAATTAACTCTTTTCAAGAATCGTAAAAGATTCGGTATCGAAAAAAATATTGATATTATCTTCAAGAATACTGCTCTAGTACTGTCTAGTTTCGTAGCAATAATACTTTTAGGAATAATTTTAGTAGTCTTTTTTCAGTCATTTGAATCCTTTTCAAGGTATGGATTGAAGTTTCTCGTAACCTCTGAATGGAATCCAGTAAAAGATGAATACGGAGCTTTTACTGCTATATATGGCACATTGGTAACTTCATTTCTTTCGTTATTAATAACTATCCCTTTGGGTGTTGGGACTGCAATATTTATTACCGAGGACTTTGTACCGAAAGTTTTTAGAGAAATAATAGGTTCTTTTGTTGAATTACTAGCAGCAATTCCATCAGTTGTATTGGGACTTTGGGCAATATTTGTAATGGAACCTTTTTTTAGAGTCTTTTTTGTCTTTTTACATAATTTCTTTGGTTGGATACCTTTATTCAGTACAGAACCTACAGGCAGGAATTCTTTGTTAGCAATATTGATTTTAGTAGTAATGCTTTTGCCAATAGTGACTTCCATTGCAAGGGATTCACTTAATCAGGTTCCTAAAAAGTTAAGAAATGCGGCTTATGGAATTGGAGCAAGTAGATGGAAAACAATATTTTCAGTAATTTTGCCCGCAGCATTATCAGGAATTATGGCAGGTGTTCTATTAGCTTTAGGCAGGGCAATGGGAGAAACAATGGCTGTGACAATGATTATTGGTAATTCAAATGCATTTAGTTGGTCTCTATTATCTCCTGGATATACCATTTCCTCTATGCTCGCAAACCAGTTTGGTGAGGCTGATGGAAGTCAGGTTTCATCACTTTTTTATGCGGCTTTTGTGCTCATGATTTTATCTTTAGTGGTCAATATCTTTGCGCAGTGGCTAGTTAAGAAATTTAGTCTCAAATATTAG
- the pstA gene encoding phosphate ABC transporter permease PstA, with the protein MNSLYYQKRLSRNIGDKFFTSLSVICALIAILPLIFLVTYILIKGGSQITPELFTLEPNPPGDDLDAGGINPALIGTLIITTIASIIAIPVGVGGGIYLAEYSKGGAFSRFIRFGVNVLAGVPSIIAGVFIYALIVSTKILFGSMYSGLAGGMALSILMLPTVIKTTDEGLKLVPNELRYASLGVGASMYTTILKVTLPSAFRSIATGVVLGIARAAGETAPLIFTALFSYYYITGFGDLFYEMGSLAVLIYNFALEPYDAQNKLAWAASFILVLSILSVNIFSRILAAFTEKTKRA; encoded by the coding sequence ATGAATTCACTCTATTACCAGAAAAGATTATCAAGAAATATAGGAGATAAATTTTTTACTTCTTTATCAGTAATTTGTGCATTGATCGCAATACTCCCTTTGATTTTTCTGGTGACTTATATTCTCATCAAAGGTGGATCCCAAATCACACCAGAACTATTTACTTTAGAACCAAATCCTCCTGGAGATGATTTGGATGCAGGAGGTATTAACCCTGCATTAATAGGCACATTAATAATAACTACTATTGCTTCAATTATTGCGATACCAGTAGGTGTTGGCGGTGGTATATATCTGGCGGAATATTCTAAAGGCGGTGCTTTTTCAAGGTTTATTAGATTTGGGGTAAATGTTTTAGCGGGAGTCCCCTCAATAATTGCCGGTGTATTTATTTATGCCTTAATTGTTTCAACAAAGATCTTATTTGGAAGTATGTACAGTGGCTTGGCCGGAGGTATGGCACTTTCAATATTGATGTTGCCTACTGTAATTAAGACCACTGACGAAGGTTTAAAGTTAGTTCCTAACGAATTAAGATATGCGTCTCTTGGTGTTGGAGCAAGTATGTATACAACTATATTGAAAGTTACTTTGCCTTCTGCCTTTAGGTCTATTGCTACTGGCGTTGTACTTGGAATCGCAAGAGCTGCAGGTGAAACAGCACCTTTGATATTTACGGCTTTATTCTCTTACTACTACATAACAGGCTTTGGAGACTTGTTTTATGAGATGGGTTCTTTGGCGGTATTGATATACAACTTTGCACTTGAACCTTATGATGCACAGAATAAATTAGCCTGGGCAGCTTCCTTTATTCTTGTTTTGTCGATACTATCAGTAAATATATTTTCAAGGATATTAGCCGCTTTTACTGAGAAAACTAAGAGAGCATAA
- the pstB gene encoding phosphate ABC transporter ATP-binding protein PstB: protein MIKTNKKTPKNIILSLENVSISYGSFEAVRNVFCNFKKGNITSLIGPSGCGKSTVLRSLNRMNDLIPNCSLKGTVLFDGTNIYDKRVDPVEVRRRIGMVFQQPNPFPKSIYENIAFGARINGFTGDMDELVETSLRKAALWDECKDKLNDSGYSLSGGQQQRLCIARTIAIEPEIILMDEPCSALDPISTLKIEETMHELKKNYTIIIVTHNMQQALRVSDMTAFFNAIEYEDGDGGKVGYLAEFNSTKKIFNSPKEKTTQEYISGKFG, encoded by the coding sequence ATGATTAAAACTAATAAAAAAACACCAAAGAATATCATTTTATCTCTTGAGAATGTCTCTATTAGCTATGGAAGTTTTGAAGCAGTAAGAAATGTTTTTTGTAATTTTAAAAAAGGAAATATAACCTCCCTTATTGGACCTTCAGGTTGTGGTAAATCAACTGTTCTTAGATCTTTAAATAGAATGAACGATTTGATTCCTAATTGTTCGTTAAAAGGAACTGTCCTTTTTGATGGAACTAATATTTACGATAAAAGAGTAGATCCAGTTGAAGTAAGAAGAAGAATTGGAATGGTTTTTCAACAACCTAATCCTTTTCCTAAATCTATCTACGAAAATATTGCATTTGGAGCAAGAATTAATGGCTTTACTGGAGATATGGATGAATTAGTCGAAACTTCACTGAGAAAAGCCGCTTTATGGGACGAATGTAAGGATAAATTAAATGATAGTGGTTACTCTTTATCTGGTGGACAACAACAAAGATTATGTATTGCTAGAACCATTGCTATTGAGCCTGAAATAATTCTCATGGATGAGCCATGCTCAGCTTTGGATCCTATCTCTACCTTGAAAATAGAAGAGACGATGCATGAACTTAAGAAGAATTACACAATAATAATCGTTACCCATAATATGCAACAGGCATTAAGAGTTAGTGATATGACAGCATTTTTTAATGCTATTGAATATGAAGATGGTGATGGAGGAAAGGTTGGTTATCTTGCCGAATTTAATTCGACAAAGAAAATTTTTAACTCTCCAAAAGAAAAAACTACTCAAGAATACATATCTGGTAAATTTGGTTAA
- the pdeM gene encoding ligase-associated DNA damage response endonuclease PdeM, with translation MKKSSFKFCWEDTLLEMLPSRALFLPETKELLICDIHLGKAEYFQQNGIPLTNNSDINNFARIKKIVKKYSPEKLIILGDLFHSKYSIDKTLQKKVEDLPELLKTKVELVLGNHDVGCDIKNIKIVDIRKTKNITFSHEPVNLENNKTLNICGHYHPKIYLKNKGDKLSFRCFAMDMNKNVLYIPAFGDLTGGYPCKKSFKKWAIVSEEEIVEIKS, from the coding sequence ATGAAAAAAAGTTCTTTTAAATTTTGTTGGGAAGATACATTGTTAGAGATGCTTCCTTCAAGAGCGTTATTTCTACCGGAAACAAAAGAGTTGTTAATATGCGATATTCATCTTGGGAAAGCTGAGTATTTTCAGCAAAATGGTATACCTCTTACTAATAATTCAGATATAAACAATTTCGCAAGAATAAAAAAAATAGTAAAAAAATATAGTCCTGAAAAGTTAATAATATTGGGAGATTTATTCCACAGTAAATATTCAATAGATAAAACTCTTCAAAAAAAAGTTGAGGATCTTCCTGAACTACTAAAAACTAAAGTTGAACTCGTCCTCGGAAATCATGATGTAGGTTGTGATATTAAAAATATAAAAATTGTTGATATTAGAAAAACTAAAAATATTACTTTTAGCCATGAACCAGTTAATTTAGAAAATAATAAAACCTTGAATATTTGTGGACATTATCATCCAAAAATCTATTTAAAAAACAAAGGAGATAAATTATCATTTAGGTGCTTTGCAATGGATATGAATAAAAATGTTTTATATATTCCTGCATTTGGAGACTTAACAGGAGGATATCCCTGCAAAAAGTCATTTAAAAAATGGGCAATTGTTTCTGAAGAAGAAATTGTCGAAATTAAATCTTGA
- a CDS encoding ligase-associated DNA damage response DEXH box helicase has translation MKNITKNSKQNNLISKIKQFFSSNGWKPLPYQVESWKAFLNGESGIIQVPTGCGKTFAALMGPLSKIEDPKNNKSVNILLITPLKALSRDLRNSIQLAALHFNKEITVEIRNGDTTSYEKKKQLAKPPNILITTPESLSLLLSNKESNNLFEELSSIIIDEWHELMGSKRGNQCELSLSWLRGNKRNLQIWAMSATIGNIEEAARAIVGMSAIKPKIISTNIQKEIEIISVLPEEETTFPWSGHLGIRSHSSLLKILDKNKSTLLFTNTRNQSERWYQCLKFFLPEMEDKIALHHGSLDKEDRKRVEEGVKDGLIKWVVCTSSLDLGVDFQPVDQIVQIGSAKNLARLIQRAGRSAHRPGGKSKIIFMPTNSLELLEISAMRRIIKSGISEEIRLPELSYDVLLQHLISLACGNGFDPKIEKERIKNCWSYRNLKDQEWNWCLDFLEYGGKCLKAYPKYKKIVKEESQNNNENFKYFVKDKSLIRMHKFNIGTITSDKFVNVKYMKGKSLGNLEENFASKLKPGDTFYFAGKMLQFVRIRDMILYVKKSTKKSSLIPAWVGGQMAISDLLSECLRKEIDICNELENYDCLNPELNSLRPILKKQKVLSNIPKKDEFLIEIYKTKDLSNLFVFTLDGKFVNEGIAFLWALRLAKLKQSTFSITANDFGFSLTTAEDYDFSIIKKEADYFLNNKKLEEDLENAINFSELTKRRFKNIAQISGLVNQNNPTKTKTSSQLQISSSLFYDVFTKYEEGHLLIKQSHQEVKEYQLENKRISRSLERLKNLKILLNEIKTPTPFAFPLLVERLKNTLSNEPIEKRVEKLIKKYSD, from the coding sequence ATGAAAAATATTACGAAAAATAGTAAGCAAAATAATTTAATTTCTAAAATTAAACAGTTTTTCTCCTCAAATGGATGGAAGCCATTACCGTACCAAGTAGAATCTTGGAAAGCATTTTTAAATGGCGAGAGTGGAATTATACAAGTTCCTACTGGATGCGGCAAAACTTTTGCTGCATTAATGGGACCTCTATCAAAGATAGAAGATCCCAAAAATAATAAAAGTGTAAATATATTATTAATAACCCCTTTAAAAGCACTAAGTAGAGATTTAAGAAATTCCATACAATTAGCAGCTTTGCATTTTAATAAAGAAATCACTGTTGAAATTAGGAACGGGGATACAACCTCATATGAAAAGAAAAAACAACTAGCTAAACCACCTAATATTCTTATTACCACTCCAGAGTCTTTATCTCTTTTACTTTCTAATAAAGAATCTAATAATCTGTTCGAGGAGTTGTCATCAATAATTATTGATGAATGGCATGAATTGATGGGTAGTAAAAGAGGAAACCAGTGCGAGTTATCTTTAAGTTGGCTAAGAGGTAATAAAAGAAATTTACAAATTTGGGCAATGTCTGCAACTATTGGAAATATTGAAGAAGCAGCAAGAGCAATAGTTGGGATGAGCGCTATTAAACCCAAAATTATAAGTACAAATATTCAAAAAGAGATCGAAATCATAAGTGTTTTACCAGAGGAGGAAACTACTTTTCCATGGAGTGGGCATCTTGGTATCAGAAGTCATTCTTCACTTTTAAAAATCCTAGATAAAAATAAAAGTACCTTATTATTCACAAATACGAGAAATCAATCTGAAAGATGGTATCAATGTCTTAAATTTTTTCTCCCAGAGATGGAAGACAAAATTGCACTTCATCACGGCTCCCTAGATAAAGAAGATAGAAAAAGAGTTGAAGAAGGGGTTAAAGACGGGTTAATAAAATGGGTAGTCTGCACCAGCTCATTAGATTTGGGAGTTGACTTCCAACCCGTAGATCAAATAGTTCAAATTGGTAGTGCAAAGAATTTAGCTAGACTCATCCAAAGAGCGGGAAGAAGTGCTCATAGACCAGGTGGAAAATCAAAAATAATTTTTATGCCTACTAATTCTTTAGAGTTATTAGAGATTAGTGCAATGAGAAGAATAATAAAAAGTGGTATATCTGAGGAAATTAGACTTCCTGAATTATCTTATGATGTGCTTCTACAACATCTAATAAGTTTGGCATGTGGAAATGGCTTTGATCCAAAAATTGAGAAAGAAAGAATTAAAAATTGCTGGAGTTATAGAAACTTAAAAGATCAAGAATGGAATTGGTGTCTGGACTTTTTAGAATATGGAGGAAAATGTCTTAAAGCATACCCAAAATATAAAAAGATAGTTAAAGAAGAATCACAAAATAATAATGAAAACTTTAAATATTTTGTAAAAGACAAATCTTTAATAAGAATGCATAAGTTCAATATTGGGACAATTACAAGTGACAAATTTGTGAATGTCAAATATATGAAAGGTAAATCTTTAGGTAATTTAGAGGAGAATTTTGCTTCAAAATTAAAACCCGGGGATACATTTTACTTTGCTGGCAAAATGCTTCAATTTGTAAGAATAAGAGATATGATTTTATACGTTAAAAAATCAACAAAAAAAAGTTCTCTAATTCCAGCATGGGTTGGCGGTCAAATGGCAATTTCTGATCTACTTAGTGAGTGTTTGAGAAAAGAAATAGATATATGCAACGAACTAGAAAATTATGATTGCTTAAATCCTGAACTCAATTCATTACGCCCAATATTGAAGAAACAAAAAGTTCTTTCAAATATTCCAAAGAAAGATGAATTCCTTATAGAAATATATAAAACCAAGGATTTGTCAAATCTTTTTGTTTTTACACTTGATGGCAAATTTGTAAATGAAGGAATTGCATTTTTATGGGCTTTGAGATTGGCAAAATTAAAACAATCTACATTTAGTATTACTGCTAATGATTTTGGATTTAGCCTAACTACAGCAGAAGATTATGATTTTTCCATAATAAAAAAAGAAGCTGATTACTTTTTAAATAACAAAAAATTAGAAGAAGATCTCGAAAATGCAATTAATTTTTCAGAATTAACAAAACGTAGATTTAAAAATATTGCCCAGATAAGTGGACTTGTAAATCAAAATAATCCAACCAAAACAAAAACCTCCTCTCAACTTCAAATAAGTTCAAGTCTTTTCTACGATGTCTTTACTAAATATGAAGAAGGCCATCTTTTGATAAAACAATCGCATCAAGAAGTTAAAGAATATCAATTAGAAAATAAAAGAATATCTAGATCATTAGAAAGATTAAAAAATTTAAAAATCCTATTAAACGAGATAAAAACTCCAACTCCTTTTGCTTTCCCTTTATTAGTTGAAAGACTTAAAAATACTTTAAGCAATGAACCAATAGAAAAAAGAGTAGAAAAACTTATAAAAAAATATAGTGATTAA
- a CDS encoding ATP-dependent DNA ligase, protein MSLKKFSELFADLDSINSTNNKIEVLKRYFLSNEPIDNSWAIYLLTGKSNKRFISGRYLKNLFSQIYEYPQWLIDTCYLKVGDSAEVITLLLKNKTNSRKKKLSNISLNELLSKTIPGLSTLNEEDKNLQIKNIWETLPEDNHLIFNKILTGTFRVGVSIGLITKSISKLINIEEEIISHRLMGDFKPSIDSYEFLINKNINLQELNSKPFPFLLANTIEEKIFKNSINNFQFEWKYDGIRMQLIKRSGNVSLWTRGQELVNESFPELVEKMSHIKDDFVLDGELLVWNFKDQIAFDFSLLQKRINRKSPTRSIQIKYPIIFIAYDLLEINGRDIREIKLENRRIELEKYFSKWQNKTNNISDIFKICDLIFPKDWPDALTYKEKSRENNTEGLIIKKKTSIYSSGRKKGIWWKYKVDPMQLDAVLIYAKGGSGKRAGLYTDYSFALWKDKELIKFASAYSGLTNIEIKELDKWIRKNTIEKFGPVRSLKPEMVFEISFEKIQISKRHKSGIAVRFPRITKWRRDKKINDADSLENAYELMKKIS, encoded by the coding sequence ATGAGCTTAAAAAAATTTTCAGAATTATTTGCCGATCTAGATTCAATTAATAGTACAAATAATAAAATTGAAGTTTTAAAAAGATATTTTTTATCAAATGAACCAATAGATAATTCATGGGCAATATATTTATTAACTGGAAAAAGTAATAAGAGATTTATTAGTGGAAGATATTTAAAAAATCTTTTTTCTCAAATATATGAATATCCTCAATGGTTAATTGATACCTGTTATTTAAAAGTTGGTGATTCTGCTGAGGTAATAACGTTATTACTTAAAAATAAAACTAATTCTAGAAAAAAGAAATTATCAAATATAAGTCTCAATGAATTACTAAGCAAAACAATACCTGGTTTATCAACACTTAATGAGGAGGACAAAAATTTACAAATTAAAAATATTTGGGAAACATTACCTGAAGATAACCATCTAATTTTTAATAAAATTCTTACAGGAACTTTTAGAGTAGGAGTCTCTATCGGATTAATCACAAAATCAATATCAAAACTAATTAATATTGAGGAAGAGATTATTTCTCATAGGTTGATGGGTGATTTTAAACCTTCAATTGATTCATATGAATTTTTAATTAACAAGAATATCAATCTTCAAGAGTTAAATTCCAAACCATTTCCATTTCTTCTAGCAAATACTATTGAAGAAAAAATCTTCAAAAATTCAATAAATAATTTTCAATTTGAATGGAAATACGACGGTATAAGGATGCAATTAATTAAAAGATCTGGCAATGTTTCGTTATGGACAAGAGGGCAAGAATTAGTAAATGAATCTTTCCCAGAATTAGTAGAAAAAATGTCACATATAAAAGATGATTTTGTTCTTGATGGGGAATTATTAGTTTGGAATTTTAAAGATCAAATTGCCTTTGATTTTTCTTTACTTCAAAAAAGAATAAATAGAAAGTCTCCTACAAGATCAATCCAAATAAAATATCCAATTATTTTTATTGCTTATGATCTTTTAGAGATTAATGGGAGAGATATAAGAGAAATTAAATTAGAAAATAGAAGAATTGAGTTAGAAAAATATTTTTCAAAATGGCAAAATAAAACTAATAATATCTCTGATATTTTTAAAATATGTGATTTAATCTTTCCTAAAGATTGGCCTGATGCTTTAACTTATAAAGAAAAATCTAGAGAAAATAATACTGAAGGATTAATAATTAAGAAAAAGACTTCTATATACTCCTCTGGTAGAAAGAAAGGTATTTGGTGGAAATATAAAGTTGATCCTATGCAACTGGATGCTGTTCTAATTTATGCTAAGGGCGGGAGTGGTAAAAGAGCTGGTCTTTATACAGATTACAGTTTTGCATTATGGAAAGACAAAGAATTAATTAAATTTGCAAGTGCATATTCTGGTTTAACGAATATTGAGATTAAAGAGCTAGATAAATGGATAAGAAAAAATACTATAGAAAAATTTGGTCCTGTTCGATCGTTAAAACCAGAAATGGTATTCGAAATATCATTTGAGAAAATACAAATTTCTAAACGTCATAAGTCAGGCATAGCAGTACGATTTCCAAGAATAACAAAATGGAGAAGAGATAAAAAAATTAATGATGCAGATAGCCTAGAGAATGCTTATGAACTAATGAAAAAAATATCATGA
- a CDS encoding ligase-associated DNA damage response exonuclease has translation MRTKQEYLIRYKDGNLYCELADIWIDPSKPVKKALITHAHFDHFTFGCEEYISTKETAILLKERVGDNIKIKTFEYGEEFKINGINISFHPSGHILGSSQIRFIFAEEKWLISGDFKLQKDQTCKQYEIVKTDYLISECTFGLPIFKWDESNKIANDISKWITNSPEKTSLLFCYSLGKAQRLLNEISQTNFKGNIYSHGSIHKMNNIYRELGIDIKDTIKIENKKKIDELKGSLILLPPSLSKGSYLKNFKNIQTAFASGWMSIRALRKRSGYDKGFAISDHADWDGILEVVNKSEAKNVFFHHGDSEALSKYLVEKESINVLFFGK, from the coding sequence TTGAGAACTAAACAAGAATATTTAATTAGATATAAAGATGGAAATCTTTATTGTGAACTTGCTGATATTTGGATTGATCCAAGCAAGCCTGTAAAAAAGGCATTAATAACTCATGCTCATTTTGATCACTTTACATTTGGCTGTGAAGAATACATTTCTACTAAGGAAACTGCGATACTTCTTAAAGAAAGAGTTGGAGATAATATCAAAATTAAGACTTTTGAATATGGAGAAGAATTTAAGATAAATGGCATTAATATTTCTTTTCATCCATCCGGTCATATCCTTGGATCTAGTCAAATAAGGTTTATTTTTGCTGAAGAAAAATGGCTAATTTCAGGTGACTTTAAGCTTCAAAAAGATCAGACTTGCAAACAATATGAAATAGTAAAAACTGATTATTTAATAAGCGAATGTACTTTTGGTTTGCCAATATTTAAATGGGATGAATCAAATAAAATAGCAAATGATATTTCAAAATGGATAACTAATTCACCAGAAAAAACCTCTTTACTTTTTTGCTATTCACTTGGAAAAGCTCAGAGATTGTTAAACGAAATTAGTCAAACAAATTTTAAAGGCAATATTTATTCCCATGGCAGTATTCACAAAATGAACAATATTTACAGAGAACTTGGAATTGATATTAAAGATACTATAAAAATCGAAAATAAAAAAAAGATTGATGAACTTAAAGGAAGTCTAATATTATTACCGCCATCTTTAAGTAAGGGCTCTTATCTGAAAAATTTCAAAAATATTCAAACAGCTTTTGCGAGTGGATGGATGTCAATAAGAGCTCTAAGAAAAAGATCAGGATATGATAAGGGATTCGCAATCTCTGATCATGCAGATTGGGATGGAATTCTGGAAGTAGTAAACAAGTCTGAAGCAAAAAACGTATTTTTTCATCATGGAGATAGTGAAGCCTTAAGTAAATATTTAGTGGAGAAGGAATCAATAAATGTTCTTTTCTTCGGTAAATAA
- a CDS encoding competence protein ComC: MSISKILNSLEKSWERDDILLNIKKGLGTNEIVNEFLKKNERQIKELNSLLRPEDIELLNQVEKLSTCESKLINEIKNLNYLENNENHHIMNKKKILPSNRVSFNKISSFMINWSNKFVVVALLTISAIALSKQAWA, from the coding sequence ATGAGCATAAGCAAAATTTTAAATTCTCTTGAAAAATCCTGGGAAAGAGATGATATTCTCTTAAATATCAAGAAAGGGTTAGGGACAAATGAGATAGTTAATGAATTTCTTAAGAAAAACGAAAGACAAATTAAAGAATTAAATTCTTTATTAAGGCCAGAAGATATAGAATTATTAAATCAAGTAGAAAAACTCTCAACTTGCGAATCTAAATTAATAAATGAGATTAAAAATTTAAATTACTTAGAAAATAATGAAAATCATCACATTATGAATAAAAAAAAGATTTTGCCATCTAATAGAGTTTCTTTCAACAAAATTAGTTCATTCATGATTAATTGGAGTAACAAATTTGTAGTTGTTGCTTTACTAACAATTTCAGCCATCGCTTTATCAAAACAAGCGTGGGCATAA
- a CDS encoding translation initiation factor IF-2 N-terminal domain-containing protein, which produces MSINTPIFSIAKDLNVESNRILLACKKLGINAKGATKRLNKEELEKIKSYFETGKNVSDEVINLNKVKTKSSSKKIVEKVKIKYFANRLIRKS; this is translated from the coding sequence ATGTCTATCAACACTCCTATTTTCAGTATTGCCAAGGATCTTAATGTCGAAAGTAATAGAATATTATTAGCCTGCAAGAAACTTGGAATCAATGCAAAAGGTGCAACAAAAAGATTAAATAAAGAAGAATTAGAAAAAATTAAAAGTTATTTTGAAACGGGCAAAAATGTGTCAGATGAAGTGATCAATTTAAATAAAGTTAAAACTAAAAGTAGTTCTAAAAAAATTGTAGAAAAGGTAAAGATAAAATATTTTGCTAACAGACTTATTCGTAAATCTTAA